In Pseudomonas oryzicola, one DNA window encodes the following:
- a CDS encoding lytic murein transglycosylase yields MLLSLLPRWKTRQLLAASSFILLVACAEKPTAADALPLAPAQPAPVVTLPGTTPDVSTEIQPLQTFAQWQAGFRQQALQAGISPDTFDRAFLGITPDMDVIKADRSQPEFTRPVWEYLEGALSPLRVRNGKKLLEQHADLLTLIEQRYGVDRQVLVAVWGMESNFGQFQGNKSVIRSLATLAYEGRRPQFAQDQLIAALQIIQHGDIQPEAMRGSWAGAMGQTQFIPTTYNTHAVDFDGDGRRDIWNSTPDALASTAHYLQSSGWKRGQPWGFEVQVPAGFDYWQADGALRKPVSEWLAQGVKLPAGTQLPVGSDQLSAALLLPAGARGPAFLVLDNFRAILKYNNSSSYALAVSLLGDRFTGWGFIAGSWPKEDLPLSRSERMELQNLLNSNGHEAGNPDGIIGANTRKAIRNAQQGLGWPADGYPTHKLLESLRQQ; encoded by the coding sequence ATGCTTCTCAGTCTTCTCCCCCGCTGGAAAACCCGTCAGTTGCTCGCGGCCTCCAGTTTCATCCTGCTCGTGGCCTGCGCAGAAAAGCCCACCGCCGCCGATGCCCTGCCGCTGGCTCCCGCCCAGCCAGCCCCGGTGGTAACCCTGCCCGGCACCACGCCCGACGTCAGCACTGAAATCCAGCCTCTGCAAACCTTCGCGCAATGGCAGGCTGGTTTCCGCCAGCAAGCCCTGCAAGCCGGTATTTCGCCGGATACCTTCGACCGCGCATTCCTCGGTATCACCCCTGACATGGACGTGATCAAGGCCGACCGCAGCCAGCCGGAATTCACCCGCCCGGTGTGGGAATACCTCGAAGGCGCCTTGTCACCGCTGCGCGTACGCAATGGCAAAAAACTGCTGGAACAGCATGCAGACTTGCTCACCCTAATCGAGCAGCGCTATGGCGTCGACCGCCAGGTGCTGGTTGCAGTGTGGGGCATGGAAAGCAACTTCGGCCAGTTCCAGGGCAACAAGTCGGTCATCCGCTCGCTGGCCACCCTGGCCTATGAAGGCCGTCGCCCACAATTTGCCCAGGACCAGCTGATCGCCGCGCTGCAGATCATCCAGCATGGCGACATCCAGCCTGAGGCCATGCGTGGCTCGTGGGCCGGCGCCATGGGCCAGACCCAGTTCATCCCGACCACCTACAACACCCATGCCGTGGACTTCGACGGTGACGGCCGCCGTGACATCTGGAACAGCACCCCGGATGCCCTGGCCTCGACTGCGCATTACCTGCAGAGTTCGGGCTGGAAGCGTGGCCAGCCTTGGGGCTTCGAGGTGCAGGTGCCAGCAGGCTTCGATTACTGGCAAGCCGATGGCGCACTGCGCAAGCCAGTAAGCGAGTGGTTGGCGCAGGGCGTGAAACTGCCAGCGGGGACGCAACTGCCGGTGGGCAGCGACCAGCTGTCTGCCGCCCTGCTGCTGCCAGCAGGCGCGCGAGGCCCGGCGTTTCTGGTACTGGACAACTTCCGCGCCATCCTCAAGTACAACAACTCGTCGTCGTATGCGCTGGCAGTGAGCCTGCTAGGGGACCGCTTCACTGGCTGGGGCTTCATCGCTGGCAGCTGGCCGAAGGAAGACCTGCCGCTCAGCCGCAGCGAGCGCATGGAGCTACAGAACCTGTTGAACAGCAATGGGCATGAAGCCGGGAACCCTGACGGCATCATTGGCGCCAACACCCGCAAGGCGATCCGCAACGCCCAGCAGGGGCTGGGGTGGCCGGCGGATGGGTACCCGACCCATAAGCTGCTCGAGAGCCTGCGTCAACAGTAA
- the arfA gene encoding alternative ribosome rescue factor ArfA: protein MSKKPKKHGPNKAKSIVAQPLFRCRQERPNKGKGSYRREAFQSRDWEASYFLAA from the coding sequence ATGAGCAAAAAGCCGAAAAAACACGGCCCCAACAAGGCCAAGTCCATCGTCGCCCAGCCCCTGTTCCGCTGCCGGCAGGAACGACCCAACAAGGGCAAAGGCAGCTACCGCCGCGAAGCCTTCCAATCGAGAGATTGGGAGGCTTCGTACTTTTTGGCCGCATGA
- the mltB gene encoding lytic murein transglycosylase B: MQAVRNWAVRCAPWVGAVGLFGAVQLAHAGDYRDSPQVAQFVGEMSRDYGFAPEQLMGVFGEVQRKQSILDAISRPAERVKPWKDYRPMFITDARIARGVDFWRQHEAALVRAEQEYGVPAQYIVAIIGVETFFGRNTGNYRVIDALSTLSFDYPPRAEFFRKELREFLLLSREEQLDPLTLKGSYAGAMGLPQFMPSSFRNFAVDFDGDGHINIWNNPDDAIGSVASYFKRHGWVAGEGVVSRAWVDGERADEGLTTGIEPVKTVGELRALGWSVHDSLRDDLPVTAFRLEGDNGPEYWMGLKNFYAITRYNRSVMYAMAVHQLSEQLVQARGVN, encoded by the coding sequence ATGCAAGCAGTGCGTAACTGGGCTGTCCGTTGTGCGCCGTGGGTCGGCGCGGTGGGCCTGTTCGGCGCTGTACAGCTGGCCCATGCCGGCGATTACCGGGACTCGCCGCAGGTGGCCCAGTTCGTTGGCGAAATGAGCCGCGACTACGGTTTTGCTCCTGAGCAGCTGATGGGCGTGTTCGGTGAGGTGCAACGCAAGCAGTCGATCCTCGACGCCATTTCGCGCCCGGCCGAACGGGTTAAACCGTGGAAGGACTACCGGCCGATGTTCATCACCGATGCGCGCATCGCCCGCGGTGTGGATTTCTGGCGCCAGCACGAGGCGGCGCTGGTCCGTGCCGAGCAGGAATATGGCGTACCGGCACAGTACATCGTCGCCATCATTGGCGTGGAAACCTTCTTCGGTCGCAACACCGGCAACTACCGGGTAATAGACGCCCTGTCGACCCTGAGCTTCGACTACCCGCCGCGGGCCGAATTCTTCCGCAAGGAACTGCGGGAGTTCCTGCTGCTGTCTCGCGAGGAGCAGCTCGACCCCTTGACGCTCAAAGGCTCCTACGCCGGCGCCATGGGCTTGCCGCAGTTCATGCCGAGCAGCTTCCGCAACTTTGCGGTGGACTTCGACGGCGACGGCCACATCAATATCTGGAACAACCCGGACGATGCCATCGGCAGCGTCGCCAGTTACTTCAAGCGCCACGGTTGGGTGGCCGGGGAAGGCGTGGTCAGCCGTGCCTGGGTGGACGGCGAGCGGGCCGACGAGGGCCTGACCACCGGTATCGAGCCAGTGAAGACGGTGGGGGAGTTGCGCGCGCTCGGCTGGTCGGTTCATGATTCCCTGCGCGATGATCTGCCGGTTACCGCCTTCCGGCTCGAGGGCGACAATGGCCCCGAGTACTGGATGGGCCTGAAGAACTTCTACGCGATCACTCGCTACAACCGCAGCGTGATGTATGCCATGGCGGTGCATCAGCTTTCGGAACAGCTGGTTCAAGCACGGGGCGTCAATTAA
- a CDS encoding DUF493 domain-containing protein, whose amino-acid sequence MSEADVKSHKIEFPCDDYPIKVIGDTVVGFRDTVIEILSKHAKVDLATLAERQSKEGKYTTVQLHIVAESENQLHDINSALRATGIVKMVL is encoded by the coding sequence ATGAGCGAAGCAGACGTCAAGTCGCACAAGATCGAATTCCCCTGCGACGATTACCCGATCAAGGTCATCGGCGATACCGTGGTCGGTTTCCGCGACACGGTGATCGAGATTCTCAGCAAGCACGCCAAGGTCGACCTTGCCACGCTGGCCGAGCGCCAGAGCAAGGAAGGCAAGTACACTACCGTGCAATTGCACATCGTTGCCGAAAGCGAGAACCAGCTGCACGATATCAACAGCGCCTTGCGCGCTACCGGCATCGTGAAAATGGTGCTCTGA
- a CDS encoding S66 peptidase family protein, with translation MALPHDACFAIVAPAGPARLDTQKATRWFAERGYRCRIYPGALQAQGYLAGVDQQRLQDLHDAFADPAIDAILCMRGGYGSMRLLDRLDFELIRHNPKPLIGYSDITALHTAIYRRTGLVTFHGGMLNADLLGAKQQPTEASLLAQLGGQVRSGEPIAHPAGYALTCVQPGVASGPLLGGNLSMLGATLGTIAELDTKGCILFIEDVNEPLYRVDRLLTQLRLAGKLEGIAGVLVGDFAGITTVALTPLLQDIFGPLGVPVLAGWRSGHCDPNVCLPLGARVRLDSVQQALLLQQDLFKA, from the coding sequence ATGGCGTTGCCGCACGACGCCTGCTTTGCCATCGTCGCGCCCGCCGGCCCGGCCCGGCTGGATACCCAGAAGGCCACCCGGTGGTTTGCCGAGCGTGGCTACCGTTGCCGGATCTACCCGGGAGCTCTGCAGGCGCAAGGATACCTGGCAGGCGTAGACCAGCAGCGCTTGCAAGACCTGCATGACGCTTTCGCCGACCCGGCGATCGACGCCATCCTGTGCATGCGTGGGGGGTATGGCAGCATGCGCCTGCTCGACCGGCTCGATTTCGAGCTGATCCGGCACAACCCCAAGCCGCTGATCGGCTACAGCGACATCACCGCGCTGCACACGGCCATTTACCGCAGGACCGGGCTGGTCACCTTCCATGGCGGAATGCTCAATGCAGACCTGTTGGGTGCCAAGCAGCAACCGACCGAGGCTTCGCTGCTGGCGCAGCTGGGTGGGCAGGTGCGCAGCGGCGAGCCAATCGCGCACCCGGCCGGCTACGCTTTGACCTGTGTACAGCCGGGTGTGGCCAGCGGGCCGCTACTAGGTGGCAACCTGTCGATGCTGGGGGCGACCTTGGGGACGATTGCCGAGTTGGATACCAAGGGTTGCATCCTGTTCATCGAGGACGTCAACGAGCCGCTGTACCGGGTAGACCGCCTGCTGACCCAGCTGCGCCTGGCGGGCAAGCTGGAGGGGATCGCGGGCGTGCTGGTGGGGGATTTTGCCGGGATTACCACGGTGGCGCTGACGCCGTTGCTGCAGGACATCTTCGGGCCGCTGGGCGTGCCGGTGCTGGCCGGGTGGCGCAGTGGGCATTGTGATCCGAATGTGTGCTTGCCGCTGGGGGCCAGGGTGCGGCTGGATAGTGTTCAGCAAGCATTGTTACTGCAGCAGGATCTGTTCAAGGCTTGA
- a CDS encoding septal ring lytic transglycosylase RlpA family protein: protein MRAIISANSFKLLTCLAVGVLLASCTSSRPAQQGSGNVVRTQPGLDINRAHKDGAPWWDVDVSKIPDATPTVHTGSYKANPYTVLGKTYYPMQDARNYRAEGTASWYGTKFHGQNTANGELYDLYGMSAAHKTLPLPAYVRVTNLANGRSVILRVNDRGPFYSDRIIDLSYAAAKKLGYAEIGTAHVRVEGIDPQQWWAQRGQTPPLMLKEPQVAQTQAIPASTGRVEQWTPPPQQHAAPVVPVQVGGNNVPGSNSGGSFLQVGAFANPDAAELLRSKLSSMVSAPVFISSIVRNQQTLHRVRLGPISSQGEIQQAQDSIRLANLGQAKLVTAD, encoded by the coding sequence ATGCGCGCAATCATCTCTGCCAACTCTTTCAAGCTGCTGACCTGCCTCGCCGTTGGCGTGCTGTTGGCCAGCTGCACTTCCAGCCGCCCGGCCCAGCAAGGTAGCGGCAACGTGGTGCGCACCCAGCCGGGCCTGGATATCAACCGGGCACACAAGGACGGCGCGCCGTGGTGGGACGTGGATGTGAGCAAGATCCCCGATGCCACGCCGACGGTGCACACCGGCAGCTACAAGGCCAACCCGTACACGGTACTGGGCAAGACCTACTACCCGATGCAGGACGCGCGCAACTACCGCGCCGAGGGGACTGCATCGTGGTATGGCACCAAGTTCCACGGCCAGAACACTGCCAACGGCGAACTGTACGACCTGTACGGCATGAGCGCGGCACACAAGACCTTACCGCTGCCGGCCTATGTGCGGGTGACCAACCTGGCCAACGGCCGCAGCGTGATCCTGCGGGTCAATGACCGTGGGCCGTTCTATTCCGATCGCATCATCGACCTGTCCTACGCCGCGGCGAAAAAGCTCGGTTACGCCGAGATCGGCACCGCGCACGTGCGCGTCGAGGGCATCGACCCGCAGCAATGGTGGGCCCAGCGTGGCCAGACGCCGCCGCTGATGCTGAAGGAGCCGCAAGTGGCCCAGACCCAGGCGATCCCGGCCAGTACCGGGCGCGTCGAACAATGGACTCCACCGCCGCAACAGCACGCGGCGCCCGTTGTGCCTGTGCAGGTTGGCGGCAACAACGTGCCGGGCAGCAACAGTGGCGGCAGCTTCCTGCAGGTGGGCGCCTTCGCCAACCCGGACGCCGCCGAACTGCTGCGTTCCAAGCTCAGCAGCATGGTCAGCGCGCCGGTGTTCATCAGCTCGATTGTGCGTAACCAGCAAACCTTGCACCGCGTGCGCCTGGGGCCGATCAGCAGCCAGGGCGAGATCCAGCAGGCGCAGGACAGCATCCGCCTGGCGAACCTGGGGCAGGCGAAGCTGGTCACTGCCGACTGA
- the holA gene encoding DNA polymerase III subunit delta codes for MKLAPAQLSKHLQGALAPVYVVSGDDPLLCQEAADAIRNAARQQGFDERQVFSADANFDWGTLLQAGASLSLFAQRRLLELRLPSGKPGDKGAAALMEYCANPAEDTLLLVSLPKLDGSAQKTKWGKALIEGPHCQFIQIWPVDVHQLPQWINQRLQQAGLSAQRDAVDLIAARVEGNLLAAAQEIEKLKLLAEGNQITVETVQAAVADSARFDVFGLVDAILNGEAAHALRMLEGLRGEGVEPPVILWALARELRQLAGLAQQFSQGVPLDKAFSQARPPIWDKRRPLVSKALQRLSAQRWAQLLQDAQRIDAQIKGQAEGSPWTGLARLSLLMAGQRLALPPE; via the coding sequence ATGAAGCTCGCCCCCGCCCAACTCAGCAAGCACCTGCAAGGCGCCCTGGCACCGGTCTACGTGGTCAGCGGCGACGACCCGCTGCTGTGCCAGGAAGCCGCCGACGCCATCCGCAACGCCGCACGCCAGCAGGGCTTCGACGAACGCCAAGTATTCAGTGCCGACGCCAACTTCGACTGGGGTACCCTGCTCCAGGCCGGTGCCAGCCTGTCGCTGTTCGCCCAACGTCGCCTGCTGGAATTGCGCCTTCCTTCGGGCAAGCCCGGTGACAAGGGCGCTGCTGCGCTGATGGAATACTGCGCCAACCCCGCCGAGGACACCCTGCTGCTGGTCAGCCTGCCCAAGCTCGACGGCAGCGCACAGAAGACCAAGTGGGGCAAGGCGCTGATAGAAGGCCCTCATTGCCAGTTCATTCAGATCTGGCCGGTGGATGTGCACCAGCTGCCACAGTGGATCAACCAGCGCCTGCAGCAGGCCGGCCTGTCGGCACAGCGGGACGCCGTCGACCTGATCGCCGCACGTGTCGAGGGCAACCTGCTGGCCGCCGCGCAAGAGATCGAGAAGCTCAAGCTGCTGGCCGAAGGCAACCAGATCACCGTGGAGACCGTGCAGGCCGCCGTTGCCGACAGTGCCCGCTTCGATGTCTTCGGCCTGGTCGATGCCATTCTCAATGGCGAAGCCGCGCATGCCCTGCGCATGCTCGAAGGCCTGCGTGGCGAAGGCGTGGAGCCGCCAGTGATTCTCTGGGCCCTGGCCCGTGAGTTGCGTCAGCTGGCCGGGCTGGCCCAGCAATTCAGCCAGGGCGTACCGCTGGACAAGGCCTTCAGCCAGGCCCGCCCGCCGATCTGGGATAAACGCCGACCACTGGTCAGCAAAGCCCTGCAGCGCCTGTCGGCACAGCGCTGGGCGCAGTTGCTGCAGGACGCCCAGCGCATCGATGCGCAGATCAAGGGGCAGGCCGAGGGCTCGCCCTGGACCGGCCTGGCGCGCTTGTCGCTGCTGATGGCCGGCCAGCGCTTGGCGCTTCCCCCCGAGTAA
- the rodA gene encoding rod shape-determining protein RodA, with product MRRRASFLQRIHVDGPLLVILLTLAAGSLFVLYSASGKNWDLLLKQATSFGIGLASMFIIAQLEPRFMARWVPLAYLVGVMLLVVVDVMGHNAMGATRWINIPGVIRFQPSEFMKIIMPATIAWYLSKRTLPPHLKHVAISLVLIGVPFILIVRQPDLGTALLILASGAFVLFMGGLRWRWILSVLAAAVPVAVAMWFFVMHDYQKQRVLTFLDPESDPLGTGWNIIQSKAAIGSGGVFGKGWLLGTQSHLDFLPESHTDFIIAVLGEEFGLVGICLLLIVYLLLIGRGLVITAQAQTLFGKLLAGSLTMTFFVYVFVNIGMVSGLLPVVGVPLPFISYGGTSLVTLLSAFGVLMSIHTHRKWIAQV from the coding sequence ATGCGTCGGCGCGCCAGCTTTCTGCAGCGCATCCATGTCGACGGCCCTTTGCTGGTCATTCTGCTGACCCTCGCGGCTGGCAGCCTGTTCGTGCTGTACTCGGCCAGTGGCAAGAACTGGGACCTGTTGCTCAAGCAGGCCACCTCGTTCGGTATCGGCCTGGCGTCGATGTTCATCATCGCCCAGCTGGAACCTCGCTTCATGGCGCGCTGGGTGCCGCTGGCCTATCTGGTTGGCGTGATGTTGCTGGTAGTGGTGGACGTGATGGGCCACAACGCCATGGGGGCCACGCGCTGGATCAACATTCCCGGGGTGATTCGCTTCCAGCCCTCGGAGTTCATGAAGATCATCATGCCGGCGACCATCGCCTGGTACCTGTCCAAGCGCACCTTGCCGCCGCATCTCAAGCACGTGGCGATCAGCCTGGTGCTGATTGGCGTGCCGTTCATTCTGATCGTGCGCCAGCCCGACCTGGGCACGGCGCTGCTGATCCTCGCTTCCGGTGCTTTCGTGCTGTTCATGGGGGGGCTGCGCTGGCGCTGGATCCTCAGCGTGCTGGCGGCGGCGGTGCCGGTGGCAGTGGCGATGTGGTTCTTCGTCATGCACGACTACCAGAAGCAGCGGGTACTGACCTTCCTCGATCCGGAAAGCGACCCGTTGGGCACTGGCTGGAACATCATCCAATCCAAGGCGGCGATCGGCTCGGGCGGGGTGTTCGGCAAGGGCTGGCTGCTCGGGACCCAGTCGCACCTGGACTTCCTGCCGGAAAGCCACACCGACTTCATCATTGCCGTACTCGGCGAGGAATTCGGCCTGGTCGGCATCTGCCTGTTGCTCATCGTCTATCTGCTGCTGATCGGCCGTGGCCTGGTGATTACCGCCCAGGCGCAGACCTTGTTCGGCAAGCTGCTGGCCGGCAGCCTGACCATGACCTTCTTTGTATATGTATTCGTCAATATCGGGATGGTCAGCGGCCTTCTGCCCGTGGTGGGCGTGCCGCTGCCCTTCATCAGCTATGGCGGAACTTCGTTGGTGACGCTGCTGTCAGCGTTTGGCGTTCTGATGTCGATCCACACGCATCGCAAATGGATCGCGCAGGTTTGA
- a CDS encoding D-alanyl-D-alanine carboxypeptidase family protein, with product MNITNLAKRLCLPVLLMITPAAFAAEQMTPAPPQLAAKSYVLMDASSGNVLVENNGDERLPPASLTKLMTAYIATLDIRRGQIGENDPVTVSENAWRTGGSRMFIKVGSQVTVSDLLHGIIIQSGNDASVALAEHIAGSEDAFADMMNKTAADLGMSNSHFMNPTGLPHPDHYSSAHDMATLARAIINVDPAHYAIYSQKEFFWNNIKQPNRNLLLWRDKTVDGLKTGHTDEAGYCMVASAVRDGQRLIAVVFGTNSEQSRAAETQKLLTYGFRFFETQTFYQKGTELTKAPVWKGATGEVKAGLAEDLTMTMPKGQLKRLQASMTMNPQLTAPIAKGDVIGKVEVKLDEKVVHSADLIALDGVEEGGFFRRMWDSIRLFFYGLFN from the coding sequence ATGAACATCACCAACCTTGCCAAACGACTTTGCCTGCCCGTACTGCTGATGATCACGCCAGCCGCCTTCGCGGCTGAGCAGATGACGCCGGCGCCACCGCAACTGGCAGCCAAGTCCTACGTACTCATGGACGCGTCCAGCGGCAACGTGCTGGTCGAGAACAATGGTGACGAGCGCCTGCCGCCGGCCAGCCTGACCAAGCTGATGACCGCCTACATCGCCACCCTCGACATCCGCCGCGGCCAGATCGGTGAAAACGACCCGGTTACCGTCAGCGAGAACGCCTGGCGTACCGGCGGTTCGCGCATGTTCATCAAGGTGGGCAGCCAGGTCACTGTCAGCGACCTGCTGCATGGCATCATCATCCAGTCCGGCAACGACGCCTCGGTCGCCCTGGCCGAGCACATCGCCGGCAGCGAAGATGCCTTCGCCGACATGATGAACAAGACCGCTGCCGACCTGGGCATGAGCAACAGCCACTTCATGAACCCGACCGGTCTGCCGCACCCGGACCACTATTCGTCGGCCCATGACATGGCGACCCTGGCCCGCGCGATCATCAATGTCGACCCGGCCCACTACGCCATCTATTCGCAGAAAGAGTTCTTCTGGAACAACATCAAGCAGCCTAACCGCAACCTGCTGCTGTGGCGTGACAAGACGGTCGACGGCCTGAAGACCGGCCACACCGACGAAGCCGGCTACTGCATGGTGGCTTCCGCCGTTCGCGACGGCCAGCGCCTGATCGCCGTGGTGTTCGGCACCAACAGCGAGCAATCGCGTGCGGCCGAGACCCAGAAGCTGCTGACTTATGGCTTCCGCTTCTTCGAAACCCAGACCTTCTACCAGAAGGGCACCGAGCTGACCAAGGCGCCGGTCTGGAAAGGCGCCACTGGCGAAGTGAAAGCTGGCCTGGCCGAAGACCTGACCATGACCATGCCTAAAGGCCAATTGAAACGCCTTCAGGCTTCGATGACCATGAACCCGCAGCTCACTGCGCCGATCGCCAAAGGTGACGTGATCGGCAAAGTGGAAGTCAAACTGGATGAAAAAGTGGTTCACAGTGCCGACCTGATCGCCCTCGATGGCGTCGAGGAAGGTGGTTTCTTCCGCCGTATGTGGGATAGCATCCGTCTATTCTTCTACGGGTTGTTCAACTGA
- the lipA gene encoding lipoyl synthase yields the protein MTTVQEAVPNLTPTQDATQRPAPKKVEAGVKLRGAEKVARIPVKIIPTDELPKKPDWIRVRIPVSPEVDRIKQLLRKHKLHSVCEEASCPNLGECFSGGTATFMIMGDICTRRCPFCDVGHGRPKPLDLDEPKNLAIAIADLRLKYVVITSVDRDDLRDGGAQHFADCIREIRALSPGVQLETLVPDYRGRMDVALEITAQQPPDVFNHNLETVPRLYKAARPGSDYDWSLDLLQKFKQLVPHVPTKSGLMLGLGETDDEVIEVMQRMREHDIDMLTLGQYLQPSRSHLPVQRFVHPDTFAWFAEEGYKMGFKNVASGPLVRSSYHADQQAHEAKIKL from the coding sequence ATGACAACTGTGCAAGAAGCCGTGCCGAACCTGACACCTACCCAGGATGCCACCCAGCGCCCAGCGCCGAAGAAGGTGGAAGCCGGGGTCAAGTTGCGTGGCGCCGAAAAGGTTGCGCGCATCCCGGTGAAGATCATCCCCACCGACGAGCTGCCGAAGAAACCCGACTGGATCCGCGTGCGTATCCCGGTTTCGCCCGAGGTAGACCGCATCAAGCAACTGCTGCGCAAGCACAAGCTGCACAGCGTGTGCGAAGAGGCGTCCTGCCCGAACCTGGGCGAGTGCTTCTCCGGTGGTACCGCGACCTTCATGATCATGGGTGACATCTGCACCCGCCGCTGCCCGTTCTGCGACGTTGGCCATGGTCGGCCAAAGCCGCTGGACCTGGACGAGCCGAAGAACCTGGCTATCGCCATCGCCGACCTGCGCCTGAAGTACGTGGTGATCACTTCGGTGGACCGCGACGACCTGCGCGACGGCGGGGCCCAGCACTTCGCTGACTGCATCCGTGAAATCCGTGCGCTGTCGCCAGGCGTGCAGCTGGAAACCCTGGTGCCCGACTACCGTGGCCGCATGGACGTTGCCCTGGAGATCACCGCCCAACAGCCGCCGGATGTGTTCAACCACAACCTCGAGACCGTACCACGCCTGTACAAGGCCGCGCGTCCGGGCTCGGACTACGACTGGTCGCTGGACCTGCTGCAGAAATTCAAGCAGCTGGTGCCGCACGTTCCGACCAAGTCGGGCCTGATGCTGGGCCTGGGCGAGACCGACGACGAAGTGATCGAGGTGATGCAGCGCATGCGCGAGCATGACATCGACATGCTCACCCTCGGCCAGTACCTGCAGCCATCGCGCAGCCACCTGCCGGTGCAGCGTTTCGTCCACCCGGACACCTTCGCCTGGTTCGCCGAGGAAGGTTACAAGATGGGCTTCAAGAACGTCGCTTCCGGGCCGCTGGTGCGTTCTTCCTACCACGCTGACCAACAGGCCCACGAGGCCAAGATCAAGCTCTGA
- the lptE gene encoding LPS-assembly lipoprotein LptE, with translation MIKRNLLVIGLAVMLSACGFQLRGTGSTELSVKEMDVSARNAYGPTVVQLRETLERSGVNVHTGAPYRLVLTNEQERERSATYNSGNRTAEYELSTVLNYSIQGLNNLELMSDKLEVRKIYLRDGSNITGSEQEANRAREEMRRDLVNAMMVRLQMLTPSQLDELQRQADERAKAEAAALEAARRQQAETPQQSPLEVPGN, from the coding sequence ATGATCAAACGCAATTTGCTGGTAATTGGCCTGGCGGTCATGCTCAGCGCCTGCGGTTTCCAGCTGCGCGGCACCGGCTCCACCGAGCTGAGCGTGAAGGAAATGGACGTCAGCGCACGCAACGCCTACGGCCCGACCGTGGTCCAGCTGCGAGAAACGCTGGAACGCAGCGGCGTCAACGTGCACACCGGCGCACCGTACCGCCTGGTGCTGACCAACGAGCAGGAGCGCGAGCGCTCGGCGACCTACAACAGCGGCAACCGTACCGCCGAGTATGAGCTGAGCACCGTGCTGAACTACAGCATCCAGGGCCTGAACAACCTGGAACTGATGAGCGACAAGCTGGAGGTACGCAAGATCTACCTGCGTGACGGCTCGAACATCACCGGCTCCGAGCAGGAAGCCAACCGCGCTCGTGAAGAAATGCGCCGCGACCTGGTCAATGCGATGATGGTTCGCTTGCAGATGCTGACCCCGTCGCAGCTGGACGAGCTGCAGCGTCAAGCCGACGAGCGTGCCAAGGCCGAAGCCGCCGCGCTGGAAGCTGCCCGCCGCCAGCAGGCCGAAACGCCTCAGCAATCGCCACTGGAAGTACCGGGCAACTAA
- the lipB gene encoding lipoyl(octanoyl) transferase LipB, whose translation MSACLGFRELGLQPYEPVLEAMRRFTEQRSPDSQDEVWLVEHPAVFTQGQAGKAEHLLVPGDIPVVQTDRGGQVTYHGPGQLVAYLLLDVRRLGFGVRELVSRIEQTLIDLLASYDVQAAAKPDAPGVYVDGAKIASLGLRIRNGRSFHGLALNVDMDLAPFRRINPCGYAGLAMTQLRDLAGPIELDEVRTRLRGQLVKHLDYAEQTTLTGGID comes from the coding sequence ATGTCCGCCTGCCTCGGTTTTCGTGAGCTTGGCCTGCAGCCCTATGAACCGGTGCTGGAGGCCATGCGACGCTTCACCGAGCAACGCAGCCCGGACAGCCAGGATGAAGTCTGGCTGGTCGAGCACCCCGCTGTCTTCACCCAGGGCCAGGCCGGCAAGGCCGAGCACCTGTTGGTACCGGGTGACATCCCGGTGGTACAGACCGACCGCGGTGGCCAGGTAACCTACCATGGCCCCGGGCAACTGGTGGCCTACCTGCTGCTGGATGTGCGCCGGCTGGGCTTTGGCGTGCGTGAGCTGGTCAGCCGCATCGAGCAGACCCTCATCGACCTGCTCGCCAGTTATGATGTCCAGGCCGCGGCCAAGCCCGACGCCCCGGGCGTCTATGTCGACGGAGCGAAGATCGCTTCCCTCGGCCTGCGAATCCGCAATGGCCGTTCGTTCCACGGCCTTGCCCTGAACGTGGACATGGACCTCGCGCCATTCCGCCGAATCAACCCCTGCGGCTATGCGGGGCTGGCGATGACCCAGCTGCGCGACCTGGCAGGTCCGATCGAACTCGACGAGGTCAGGACAAGGCTGCGCGGACAGCTGGTCAAGCACCTCGACTACGCTGAGCAGACGACCCTCACGGGCGGAATCGACTGA